The DNA segment CCAATGGCTTGGCTGCCGGGTTCACTCGTGGCCGGGCGGTGCGCAGCGCAATTCTGGAGGTTGTCGAACGGGACGCTGTCAGTCAGCATCATTTCTTCCAACAGTATGGATATGAGGGGCACACTGGACCTAGTAGACGCAGGATTGATCTGGATTCACTTCCTCCCATACCCAAGGCGCTCGCGGAGCGCGCCAAAAAAGCAAACCTAAAACTCATACTGGAAGATCTGACGACTGACCTTGAGATTCCAGTCATCTCGAGCACGCTGATAGACCCATTCTTTTGTGGTGCCGCTGGGCCTATGCCGCTTGTCGTTGTAGGTTGGGGCGCCGACGTTCTGGCCGGAGCCGCCGTTACACATGCTATCCTAGAATCATTCCAATCACGGCTCGGGGTAATTCACGGTGCCCGTGACTCTTACAACCAGGTTCCAGTATCGCGGCGGGATACCGAACGCAAGTCTTGGGATTCTGGAGCCGAGCATGACTTTTCCACTATTCCTGATACAAACTTGCCGGACCTCGAGACAGAACTCCAATTTATCTTGGAGAGGCTAAAGTCCGCCGGACTTACGCAGGCCATAGTAATCGACATGAGCCGGAGATCCTTGGGCCTGCCTGTTGTAAGGGTACGCGTCCCCGGTCTTTCGCTCTTTACGATAGACCACTGTCGCGTTGGCTGGCGAAGTGCAAGGCACCTGTTGTAATGACGGCCACGATGCGGATGCCGCCGGTCGTATTTTTGGGCCCGAGCGCCCCCGCTTCGGATATCTCGTCCATTTTGCCTGACGCGATCATAAGACCTCCAGCGAGGCGAGGGGACCTTTATGCTTATCGCATCCTGAAGCACGAGTTCTTTTTGATCCTGGATGGCGCATTTGGCAACGTCCTTGCCATTTCGCCACGGGAAGTCGTTGATGTTGTCCAGGACGGGGCGGTTGTGGTTGGCGCCTCCAGCATGGGCGCCCTACGAGCCGCGGATTGCCTTCCGGCAGGTGCGCATGGCGTGGGGATCATATTTCGACTATTCAAGCATCAGGCAATATCCGCCGAGGACGAAGTGGCGGTCCTTTACCGCGAGGAAATGCCTTTTCCGCCGCTTACAGAACCACTGATCAACATGCGGATCGCTTTGCGACGGGCTACCAGGAAGGGTCTCGTGGGAGCATCCGAAGCCGAGGAAATTATCTCGGCGGCTCAATCGCTTCATTATACTATGCGGACCTGGCCCGGCGCGTATCAGAAGGCTGGACGGCACCTCCCTAGCGAGATGCTCGACCTTTTGAAGGCCATAGACACAAAGCGCGCCGACGCCATTCTGGCCGCAAAGCGGGTCTCGAAAATGCGAGAGGCCAGTAAAGCGCCGCTCCGCCGATCCAACTCATCTCAGCTGTTTGGGCTCTTAGGCAACGGCAGGGAACGACCCGCAGACGCGTTGAGTGGTCCGGGTCGCCAACAAATTGGACCTGAATTCATCGAATGGCTTTGCTGCTCCGGCAAGGCATACAGATGGTTGCACAGTGAAATTACCAGGCTCAACGGAGAATTGGTGGCGCCGATCTCATCAGTTTGGAATATTCTTGACGGCTCGGGCGAGCTAGAGACTGAGCTGATGAGGTTCAACGTCTTTAAGAGGGCCATCTCCGAGGCTCGGCGATGTGGCCTTCGCCCCAGTATCGAGGACCACCGGCAGGCCGAACGTCAGTTGGTGAATGCTCATGGTGTCGATTCATGGAATGAGCTCCTCATAAGCATAGGAAACGACTCGTCGTACTCAGAACGGCTAAGCATACATCGCACCCAACTTGCTCTGACCAAGTGCCTTCGACGGACATTTTTGTTCGGACCGGGTCAGTCGACAAAGC comes from the Sinorhizobium garamanticum genome and includes:
- a CDS encoding YcaO-like family protein; translated protein: MASPSLLDRWPLYDRRNEGRSALEEAKHRLFLKSTIDQVPVTRIADVTSLDVLGTPVFAAVTPLATDLTTHLGKGLNEETARVSAVMEAVERVSAEELESESRHATYLELTSAGAKVADPLSFDLPPLTSYRPDSPFEWVEGWELVSALPIWVLADLARSPAKEGILDQVDTNGLAAGFTRGRAVRSAILEVVERDAVSQHHFFQQYGYEGHTGPSRRRIDLDSLPPIPKALAERAKKANLKLILEDLTTDLEIPVISSTLIDPFFCGAAGPMPLVVVGWGADVLAGAAVTHAILESFQSRLGVIHGARDSYNQVPVSRRDTERKSWDSGAEHDFSTIPDTNLPDLETELQFILERLKSAGLTQAIVIDMSRRSLGLPVVRVRVPGLSLFTIDHCRVGWRSARHLL
- a CDS encoding TfuA-like protein, with the translated sequence MPPVVFLGPSAPASDISSILPDAIIRPPARRGDLYAYRILKHEFFLILDGAFGNVLAISPREVVDVVQDGAVVVGASSMGALRAADCLPAGAHGVGIIFRLFKHQAISAEDEVAVLYREEMPFPPLTEPLINMRIALRRATRKGLVGASEAEEIISAAQSLHYTMRTWPGAYQKAGRHLPSEMLDLLKAIDTKRADAILAAKRVSKMREASKAPLRRSNSSQLFGLLGNGRERPADALSGPGRQQIGPEFIEWLCCSGKAYRWLHSEITRLNGELVAPISSVWNILDGSGELETELMRFNVFKRAISEARRCGLRPSIEDHRQAERQLVNAHGVDSWNELLISIGNDSSYSERLSIHRTQLALTKCLRRTFLFGPGQSTKPREVLLWHPK